From a region of the Paraburkholderia hospita genome:
- a CDS encoding GntR family transcriptional regulator yields MSDTHNVTASSTKPEAIAERIRAAILEHRLAPGAKLTEAQLCEVFGVKRGPIRQALALLSTDHLVDLEPNRGAFVASPSLQEVHEVFEMRRIIELAVVDKICASQGSRRLKNIGGMIARERKAFESRDFPAWIRLSGEFHTELASLTGNTVLCDCLNGLVARSTLISALYESLGRSPCSFEDHEAILAALDSGDAKTAGALMSRHLQSVELKMLDRPASGGTDLHEVFGMRAPRAAAG; encoded by the coding sequence ATGTCCGACACACACAACGTCACCGCGAGCAGCACGAAACCCGAAGCGATCGCCGAGCGCATTCGCGCCGCGATCCTCGAGCATCGGCTCGCGCCTGGCGCGAAATTGACGGAAGCCCAGTTGTGCGAAGTATTCGGTGTCAAGCGCGGACCGATCCGTCAAGCGCTCGCTCTGCTGTCCACCGACCACCTCGTCGATCTGGAGCCGAACCGCGGCGCGTTTGTCGCGAGTCCGTCGCTGCAGGAAGTACATGAAGTGTTCGAGATGCGCCGGATCATCGAACTGGCCGTCGTCGACAAGATTTGCGCGAGCCAGGGCTCGCGGCGGTTGAAGAACATCGGCGGGATGATCGCGCGGGAGCGCAAGGCGTTCGAATCGCGCGACTTTCCGGCGTGGATCAGGCTGTCGGGCGAGTTCCATACGGAGCTTGCGTCACTGACGGGCAACACGGTGCTGTGCGATTGCCTGAACGGACTGGTCGCGCGCTCGACGCTGATCTCGGCGCTGTACGAATCGCTGGGCCGCAGCCCGTGTTCGTTCGAAGACCACGAAGCGATTCTCGCCGCACTCGACAGCGGCGACGCGAAGACAGCAGGCGCACTGATGTCGCGCCACTTGCAGAGCGTCGAGTTGAAGATGCTGGATCGGCCGGCTAGCGGTGGGACCGATCTGCACGAAGTGTTCGGCATGCGCGCGCCCAGGGCCGCAGCCGGCTGA
- a CDS encoding NCS1 family nucleobase:cation symporter-1, which yields MAQFSAAPDSSAIPDYESSGQGAHAMPAGYSERLYNEDLAPLKHQTWGAYNIFAFWMSDVHSVGGYVFAGSLFALGLTSWQVLIALLVGITFVNVLCNMIAKPSQQNGVPYPVACRATFGVLGANVPAVIRGLIAVAWYGIQTYLASSALVIVVLKFFPQLLPYADVHHHGFMGLSTIGWAGFMLLWVLQALVFWNGMETIKKFIDFAGPAVYVVMFILAGYMIWRAGWKNIGINLGGVKYHGMEVIPVMITAISLVVSYFSGPMLNFGDFSRYGKSFRSVKRGNFWGLPVNFLAFSLVTVVTTAATLPVFGELITDPVETVGRIDYPTAVILGALTFTIATIGINIVANFVSPAFDFSNVAPKLISWRAGGMLAAVASIFITPWNLFNNPAVIHYTLDVLGSFIGPLYGILIIDFFLVKRQKVVLDDLYTVSEKGLYWYHNGVNYRAVGALLPAAVIAVICVMVPSLDGLANFSWFIGAGLGAVFYSVLARNLPRGA from the coding sequence ATGGCTCAGTTCAGTGCAGCACCGGATAGTTCGGCAATCCCCGATTACGAGAGCAGCGGACAAGGCGCTCACGCGATGCCCGCAGGCTACAGCGAACGCCTGTACAACGAAGACCTCGCGCCGTTGAAGCATCAGACGTGGGGCGCGTATAACATCTTCGCGTTCTGGATGTCGGACGTGCACAGCGTCGGCGGTTACGTGTTCGCGGGGAGTCTCTTCGCGCTCGGGCTGACGAGCTGGCAGGTGCTGATCGCGCTGCTCGTTGGCATTACATTCGTCAACGTGCTGTGCAACATGATCGCGAAGCCGAGCCAGCAGAACGGCGTGCCGTATCCCGTCGCGTGCCGTGCGACCTTCGGCGTGCTGGGCGCCAACGTGCCCGCCGTGATCCGCGGCCTGATTGCGGTTGCATGGTATGGCATCCAGACGTATCTCGCGTCGAGCGCGCTGGTGATCGTCGTGCTCAAGTTCTTCCCACAACTGCTGCCCTATGCGGATGTGCATCATCACGGCTTCATGGGTCTGTCGACGATCGGCTGGGCCGGCTTCATGTTGCTGTGGGTTTTGCAGGCACTCGTGTTCTGGAACGGCATGGAGACGATCAAGAAGTTCATCGACTTCGCCGGTCCCGCCGTGTACGTGGTGATGTTCATTCTCGCCGGCTACATGATCTGGCGTGCGGGCTGGAAGAACATCGGCATCAATCTGGGCGGCGTGAAGTATCACGGCATGGAAGTGATCCCGGTGATGATCACGGCGATCTCGCTGGTGGTGTCGTACTTCTCCGGCCCGATGCTGAACTTCGGCGACTTCTCGCGCTACGGCAAGAGCTTCCGCAGCGTCAAGCGCGGCAACTTCTGGGGCCTGCCCGTCAACTTCCTCGCGTTCTCGCTGGTGACGGTCGTCACGACGGCTGCGACGCTGCCCGTGTTCGGCGAACTCATCACCGATCCCGTCGAAACGGTGGGCCGTATCGACTACCCGACAGCCGTGATTCTCGGTGCACTGACGTTCACGATTGCGACCATTGGCATCAACATCGTCGCGAACTTCGTGTCGCCTGCATTTGACTTCTCGAACGTGGCACCGAAACTGATCAGCTGGCGTGCAGGTGGCATGCTCGCTGCAGTGGCATCCATTTTCATCACGCCGTGGAACCTGTTCAACAATCCGGCCGTGATCCACTACACGCTCGACGTGCTCGGCAGCTTCATTGGACCTTTGTACGGCATCCTGATCATCGATTTCTTCCTCGTGAAGCGTCAGAAGGTCGTGCTCGACGATCTGTACACGGTGTCGGAAAAGGGTTTGTACTGGTATCACAACGGCGTGAACTATCGTGCCGTCGGTGCGCTGCTGCCGGCTGCAGTGATCGCGGTGATCTGCGTGATGGTACCGTCGCTGGACGGTCTTGCGAACTTCTCGTGGTTCATCGGCGCCGGACTCGGTGCAGTGTTCTACAGCGTGCTGGCTCGCAATCTGCCGCGCGGTGCATAA